The following are from one region of the Leptospiraceae bacterium genome:
- the fliE gene encoding flagellar hook-basal body complex protein FliE codes for MSSFNISNIGSTYNSGSPFPISPKGDKISISTSDTRHYGEAAKTHSPDDVAESFAEVLQKSFEKVNDQQVEADTLTQKIVFDPNSVDSHQVMIAAEKARISLTFTKTMIDGVIKAYRDLSNLR; via the coding sequence ATGAGTAGTTTTAATATTTCTAATATTGGTTCAACGTATAATTCAGGAAGTCCCTTTCCTATTTCACCTAAGGGTGATAAGATTTCTATTAGCACATCCGATACACGTCATTATGGAGAAGCGGCTAAGACCCATTCACCTGACGATGTAGCCGAAAGCTTTGCAGAAGTATTGCAAAAATCTTTCGAGAAAGTCAACGACCAACAAGTAGAAGCAGATACACTCACTCAAAAAATTGTATTTGATCCAAACAGTGTTGACTCGCACCAGGTAATGATTGCAGCAGAAAAAGCTCGTATATCTCTCACTTTCACTAAGACTATGATCGATGGTGTCATCAAAGCATACAGAGACTTAAGCAATTTAAGATAA
- the flgC gene encoding flagellar basal body rod protein FlgC, with amino-acid sequence MGLFTSINISSTGLSAQRLRMDVISNNIANSTTTRNTNGDGPYRRDRVVMTPMNLRTQWKSPVYPFGISPGEGQGVKVMKIEKDMTPLRLVYDPTHPDAIKVGQKKGYVEFPNVNMVTEMTDMISASRSYEANVQMINGSKAMFNKSLEIGRA; translated from the coding sequence ATGGGTTTATTTACCTCAATTAATATTTCATCAACCGGTCTTTCAGCTCAAAGACTCAGAATGGATGTAATCTCTAACAACATCGCAAACTCAACTACTACACGTAATACAAATGGCGACGGTCCTTATAGAAGAGACAGAGTTGTAATGACTCCAATGAATCTTCGCACTCAGTGGAAAAGTCCTGTTTATCCTTTTGGAATTTCTCCCGGCGAAGGACAAGGTGTTAAGGTCATGAAAATCGAAAAAGACATGACCCCTCTTCGTCTTGTCTATGATCCAACTCATCCAGATGCAATCAAAGTAGGACAAAAAAAAGGCTATGTAGAATTTCCGAATGTAAACATGGTAACAGAAATGACAGATATGATTTCTGCGTCTCGTTCGTATGAGGCAAATGTGCAAATGATCAACGGCAGCAAAGCAATGTTTAACAAGTCGTTAGAAATTGGTAGAGCATAA
- the flgB gene encoding flagellar basal body rod protein FlgB, translating to MFTNTYFMKTQDLLERGLNNATYKRKVLADNIANVDVPHFKRSEVSFESNLKRALESEDFQKKSAVPTQISHEKHFEFFKPLNYKDVQSKANVDYLTTMRADGNNVDVEKEMTEVSHNQMAYTMMVERLNQNFRMLNIVIRSA from the coding sequence ATGTTCACAAACACTTATTTTATGAAAACACAAGACCTACTCGAAAGAGGCTTAAACAACGCCACTTACAAGAGAAAGGTTTTGGCGGACAATATTGCAAACGTAGATGTTCCTCATTTCAAAAGAAGTGAAGTGAGCTTCGAATCAAATTTAAAACGTGCTTTAGAATCCGAAGACTTTCAAAAAAAGAGTGCTGTGCCTACACAAATTTCACATGAAAAACACTTTGAGTTTTTCAAACCACTCAATTATAAAGATGTTCAATCGAAGGCTAATGTAGATTATCTCACAACCATGAGAGCCGATGGAAACAACGTAGATGTAGAAAAAGAAATGACAGAAGTTTCTCATAACCAAATGGCTTATACCATGATGGTCGAGCGACTCAATCAGAATTTCCGCATGTTAAATATCGTAATTAGATCAGCGTAA
- a CDS encoding PIN domain-containing protein, with protein sequence MILLEEIEKGNLHWLGSVILDFEIEQTPDKIKQKKSKNYLLSVNKKINMNLEIKNRADELQSLGFKTFDALHISCAEYGKSDAFLTTDDKLLKLAVRNQETLRVKVFNITSWTQEYLK encoded by the coding sequence TTGATTTTATTAGAAGAAATTGAAAAAGGAAATTTGCATTGGTTAGGTAGTGTAATCTTAGATTTTGAAATAGAGCAAACTCCGGATAAAATAAAGCAAAAGAAGTCAAAGAATTATTTGCTTTCTGTAAATAAGAAAATTAACATGAATCTAGAGATAAAAAATAGAGCCGATGAATTACAGTCTTTAGGATTTAAAACTTTTGACGCTCTCCATATAAGTTGCGCTGAATACGGAAAATCTGATGCATTCTTGACTACTGATGACAAACTCCTTAAACTTGCCGTCAGAAATCAGGAGACTTTAAGAGTTAAAGTATTTAATATTACTAGTTGGACACAGGAGTATTTAAAATGA
- a CDS encoding DUF433 domain-containing protein: MLIMIMNTIELKQTLNHLSEEEKIEAISYLSNSFSQFWIGIEKNPIVCNGTACIIRTRIPVWSLVSYKLKGWDDKKILINFPTLRASDISNAWLYYKLNQTEIDNAILENEEF; the protein is encoded by the coding sequence ATGCTCATAATGATTATGAATACTATTGAACTAAAACAAACTTTAAATCATCTAAGTGAAGAAGAAAAAATAGAAGCTATTTCATATTTAAGTAATTCATTTTCCCAATTCTGGATAGGAATTGAAAAAAATCCAATTGTATGCAATGGAACTGCCTGTATTATCAGGACAAGAATCCCTGTTTGGTCTTTGGTTTCTTATAAATTAAAAGGTTGGGATGATAAAAAAATTCTAATAAACTTTCCAACGTTAAGGGCTTCTGACATTTCTAACGCATGGCTATATTATAAATTAAATCAAACAGAAATTGATAATGCAATTTTAGAGAATGAGGAATTTTAA
- a CDS encoding flagellar hook-length control protein FliK, producing MFIFNHLENLIFGKTPTEEIKKDNTIANKESNFNEILHQAVNDASRVEADRLQTYSTISESLSERRDVVVVEPFKAEIFQERISKDTKESFQQPSLSFREVMPDNASFYAPSETVKLESAQVNGKSYSQTLESEFKTIEADEIKKEKSETKEVTTSKEVSSEILLQAFAKLEVEGQNAKDPKISSKKINLEAKLEEKKSSSDVKSARVEGQTVVSLKATPKEIESKDSKKVATKTVSSEESLTKAKEVKLESDTKEILTKEVKREVLKDSEKVVKFEDNSKLSQTQPKAKETPVANQKVQIEVKSDSNVHTANVIVGKEELSATGATVVEARKPKKSQELESKDKSNSENSKPIQKEFVGNEKEFRMTKETLVEVSGLDKNKWTITRREKEVEHANLERKKESVSLLNEIAMKSSSSQTSSDSDKSFSNSRFDANGFKTFSESMKTANSDKPREAGFDRENFSKSLNDLVSKARINIVENGRNSAQISLYPKDLGKMTLNIDVIKEKVEGKILVDSEFIKNRLLGDVSQLKADLKASGLDLQSISVEVRDHSSTAFDFANPSNEKDSAKEKSEKANSSLPQVAANEEQSESQFSNKSYNLVDIKI from the coding sequence ATGTTTATTTTTAATCACTTAGAAAACCTAATTTTTGGTAAAACTCCAACAGAGGAGATTAAGAAAGATAATACAATTGCAAATAAAGAGTCAAATTTCAACGAAATCCTACACCAGGCAGTCAACGATGCTTCTCGCGTTGAGGCAGATAGATTGCAAACCTATTCTACTATCAGCGAGAGTTTATCGGAAAGACGAGACGTCGTTGTAGTTGAGCCATTTAAAGCAGAAATATTTCAAGAACGAATTTCTAAAGATACAAAGGAAAGCTTTCAACAGCCTTCTCTTTCTTTTCGCGAGGTTATGCCGGATAACGCTTCTTTTTATGCCCCCTCTGAAACTGTAAAATTAGAGTCTGCGCAAGTAAACGGTAAAAGTTATTCGCAAACTTTAGAATCCGAATTCAAAACTATTGAAGCGGATGAAATTAAAAAAGAAAAATCGGAAACAAAAGAAGTTACTACATCCAAAGAGGTTTCTTCTGAAATATTACTCCAAGCCTTTGCTAAGTTAGAAGTAGAAGGACAAAATGCAAAAGACCCAAAGATATCGTCTAAGAAAATCAATTTAGAAGCAAAGTTAGAAGAAAAGAAATCTTCCTCTGATGTAAAATCGGCGCGTGTAGAAGGGCAAACAGTTGTTTCTCTCAAAGCAACGCCTAAAGAAATAGAAAGTAAAGATAGTAAAAAAGTTGCTACTAAAACTGTATCTTCTGAAGAATCTTTAACAAAAGCAAAAGAAGTAAAACTTGAATCTGATACCAAAGAAATTCTAACTAAAGAAGTAAAACGAGAAGTTCTAAAAGATTCTGAGAAAGTAGTAAAGTTTGAGGATAATAGTAAATTATCACAGACTCAACCTAAAGCAAAAGAAACTCCCGTAGCAAATCAAAAAGTGCAGATAGAAGTAAAGTCTGATTCCAATGTACATACAGCAAATGTCATTGTAGGAAAAGAAGAATTATCCGCTACTGGTGCTACAGTGGTGGAAGCACGTAAGCCAAAGAAGAGTCAAGAATTAGAATCTAAAGATAAATCCAATTCTGAAAACTCTAAGCCTATTCAAAAAGAATTTGTTGGCAATGAAAAAGAATTCCGCATGACAAAGGAAACTCTTGTAGAAGTTTCTGGACTTGATAAAAACAAATGGACTATTACCCGTCGTGAAAAAGAAGTAGAGCATGCTAATTTAGAGCGTAAGAAAGAATCTGTTTCTCTCTTAAATGAAATTGCAATGAAGTCTAGCTCTTCTCAGACTTCATCTGATTCAGATAAATCTTTTTCTAATTCTCGTTTTGATGCAAATGGATTTAAAACCTTTTCTGAATCTATGAAGACGGCTAATTCTGATAAGCCACGCGAAGCGGGGTTTGACAGAGAGAATTTTTCTAAGTCTTTAAACGATCTAGTAAGCAAAGCACGCATTAATATTGTTGAGAATGGTAGAAACTCTGCACAGATTTCTCTTTATCCAAAAGATTTAGGTAAGATGACACTTAATATTGATGTTATCAAAGAAAAGGTAGAAGGAAAGATTTTAGTAGACTCTGAGTTTATCAAGAATCGATTGCTAGGAGATGTCTCTCAATTAAAAGCTGACTTAAAAGCCAGTGGTCTTGATTTACAAAGCATTTCTGTGGAAGTAAGAGATCATAGTTCTACCGCTTTTGATTTTGCAAATCCTTCCAATGAAAAAGATTCTGCTAAAGAAAAGTCAGAAAAGGCAAATTCCTCTTTGCCTCAAGTTGCTGCAAATGAAGAACAATCGGAATCTCAGTTTTCAAATAAATCGTATAATCTTGTAGATATAAAAATATAG
- a CDS encoding endoflagellar hook capping protein produces MPVPVPQLTGIKQKTQDSSSESTKTKYLDADKKVDIKSYLDKLNKEEKSGLKGIEVRDTPKQLGKDDFLKLLITQLTQQDPTNPMKDQDFIAQMAQFSSLEQMKNISSGISRMEAKQSYSLVGKVVSGPDMVTGETVVGLAAALFFDADGKSYVRVNGRSVEVEKITLISDPSVLNLEKDMSPNVSNKENQNEKKSSSVQENTNPSDKDKAKQSVHEATPNLDKSVDWNYPGAKTNKGTNYDK; encoded by the coding sequence ATGCCAGTGCCAGTGCCACAATTAACAGGAATTAAACAAAAAACACAAGATTCCTCTTCTGAGTCTACTAAGACAAAGTATCTAGATGCTGATAAAAAAGTAGATATCAAGTCTTACCTAGATAAATTAAACAAAGAAGAAAAATCTGGACTCAAAGGAATTGAAGTTCGGGACACTCCTAAACAACTTGGCAAAGATGATTTCTTAAAATTATTAATTACTCAACTCACACAACAAGATCCAACCAATCCAATGAAAGACCAGGACTTCATTGCACAAATGGCTCAGTTTTCGAGCTTAGAGCAAATGAAGAATATCTCCTCCGGCATTTCCCGAATGGAGGCTAAGCAAAGTTATTCTCTTGTGGGCAAGGTTGTCTCCGGTCCTGATATGGTGACTGGTGAAACAGTGGTTGGATTAGCAGCGGCATTATTTTTTGATGCGGATGGAAAATCTTATGTAAGAGTAAATGGAAGATCTGTCGAAGTAGAGAAAATCACTCTTATCTCTGATCCTTCTGTTTTAAATCTTGAGAAAGATATGTCCCCTAACGTCAGTAATAAAGAAAATCAAAACGAAAAAAAATCTTCAAGTGTTCAAGAAAATACGAATCCTTCCGATAAAGATAAGGCAAAGCAATCAGTACACGAAGCTACTCCAAATTTGGATAAGTCAGTGGATTGGAATTATCCCGGAGCTAAAACAAATAAAGGCACAAATTATGATAAATAA
- the flgE gene encoding flagellar hook protein FlgE, giving the protein MMRSLYSGVSGLKNHQVRMDVIGNNISNVNTHGFKTERVTFQDMISQELSAAMEPKDNIGGVNPKQVGLGSLIAAIDKIMTQGSFQTTGKNTDVAISGEGFFVVKDGDKEFYTRAGAFNVDKNGYYVNPANGLKVQGWNARLDESGNKYVNTAASVEDIVLPLYSKEPAKATKEVIYQSNLNSAALAVPEDAKADEIKKFINDPDPKKRRGHQTSIIVFDDQGIEREMKMEMYKLRDNVWRASVSMTDASQVSIDVATKDQNTTVPGNTEIELSFSPDGRLVGVSDGVDSLSAGKLTADISFRIAGNPEKQSFTLNLGESGMVSGITQFASDFTTKAIKQDGYPMGYMESFSIDSSGKIIGVYSNGIQQQLAQVAMAIFTNPAGLNKAGDTMYSYSINSGDANIGESGIAGRGKINAGILEMSNVDLSDQFTDMIVTQRGFQANSRTITTADQLIQEVLGLKR; this is encoded by the coding sequence ATGATGCGATCCCTGTATTCCGGAGTTTCCGGTTTAAAAAATCACCAAGTAAGAATGGATGTAATAGGAAATAATATTTCCAATGTAAACACACATGGTTTCAAAACGGAACGTGTTACATTTCAGGATATGATTTCTCAGGAGTTATCCGCTGCTATGGAGCCAAAAGACAATATTGGGGGAGTAAACCCAAAACAAGTTGGACTCGGCTCACTGATTGCTGCTATAGATAAAATCATGACACAGGGTTCTTTTCAAACAACTGGAAAGAATACAGACGTTGCGATTTCCGGGGAAGGTTTCTTTGTTGTAAAAGATGGGGATAAAGAGTTTTATACTCGCGCCGGTGCATTTAACGTAGATAAAAATGGATATTATGTAAACCCTGCCAATGGTTTGAAAGTGCAAGGTTGGAATGCAAGATTAGATGAAAGTGGAAACAAATATGTAAACACTGCCGCTAGTGTAGAAGACATTGTATTACCTCTCTATTCAAAAGAGCCTGCGAAAGCAACGAAAGAAGTAATTTACCAATCTAACTTAAATTCTGCTGCTCTTGCTGTTCCTGAAGATGCAAAAGCTGACGAAATTAAAAAATTTATCAACGATCCAGATCCAAAAAAACGCAGAGGACACCAAACAAGCATCATCGTGTTTGATGACCAAGGTATTGAGCGTGAAATGAAAATGGAAATGTATAAACTACGGGATAACGTTTGGAGAGCTTCTGTTTCTATGACTGATGCTTCACAAGTATCAATTGACGTTGCTACAAAAGATCAAAATACAACAGTTCCAGGAAATACCGAAATCGAACTTAGCTTCTCTCCTGATGGAAGATTAGTGGGAGTATCTGATGGTGTTGATAGTTTGAGTGCTGGAAAATTAACCGCAGACATTTCTTTTAGAATTGCGGGAAATCCTGAAAAGCAATCCTTCACTTTGAATTTAGGTGAATCAGGAATGGTAAGTGGAATCACTCAATTTGCTTCTGATTTTACAACTAAAGCAATTAAACAAGATGGTTACCCAATGGGCTATATGGAATCTTTTTCTATCGATAGTTCTGGAAAAATCATTGGAGTTTATTCGAATGGAATCCAACAACAATTAGCTCAAGTAGCAATGGCAATCTTTACAAACCCTGCTGGATTGAATAAAGCCGGCGATACAATGTATAGCTATTCTATTAACTCTGGTGATGCAAACATCGGTGAGTCTGGAATTGCTGGTCGTGGAAAGATTAATGCTGGAATATTGGAAATGTCAAACGTAGACTTGTCTGATCAGTTTACTGATATGATTGTAACACAAAGAGGCTTCCAAGCAAACTCTAGAACTATTACTACTGCGGATCAATTGATTCAAGAGGTTTTAGGGCTTAAGAGATAA
- a CDS encoding GAF domain-containing protein → MNSFPDHSERFIKVVFYVRKETLQNSQKEIRSLLKFNPNILALLVVNAPPEENIFETTGLENDLFFSNIEDTVPAVFLSKTLVNAFSFLQLRLESFELQYKVNLSTSHISKLTRIGVSLSNEKDFTKLLRDILYSSREISVADSGSLYLIDKDEKGNPKNLRFKISAMDLNSIEFILPINKQSIAGYVAFTGKVLNIPDVYNLPKDVEYNFNRDFDRVKNYHSKSMLVVPMKNYLGEVIGVIQLINRKKNFNNKLTVDQMRGNDVMPFDKYSEELVMSVAGQAAVAIQNNNLIQDIESLFEGFVTASVSAIEARDPTTSGHSFRVALLTVGLAETVDKISVGKFSNVKFTHEQMKEIRYASLLHDFGKVGVREKVLVKSKKLEPYELDLIKWRFHYMNKDLQERFTARKLEYVKKNGNVGYFEFERAIEMEYSFEKKKLEEMLQVIIASNEPTILEQSNSQALEDISKMNFSFLDGNELPVLTSAELNFLSIRKGSLDFEERKEIESHVEHTFQFLSKIPWTSGLKMVPSIAHAHHEKLNGNGYPRGLHAQDIPIQSKMMTIADIFDALTDKDRPYKKAVPLERALDILKMEVKDHHVDGDLLNIFIELRVFERLNTNKQIS, encoded by the coding sequence ATGAATTCTTTCCCGGATCATTCTGAGAGATTTATAAAGGTAGTATTTTACGTTCGTAAGGAAACTTTACAAAATTCTCAAAAAGAAATTCGCAGTCTATTAAAATTCAATCCTAATATTCTAGCTCTCCTAGTTGTAAATGCTCCACCGGAAGAAAATATTTTTGAGACTACTGGACTTGAAAATGATTTATTCTTTTCTAATATAGAAGACACAGTCCCTGCAGTTTTTCTTTCCAAGACTTTGGTAAATGCCTTTAGCTTTTTACAACTACGATTAGAAAGTTTTGAGTTACAATACAAAGTAAATCTTAGCACGAGTCATATTTCTAAGCTTACTAGAATCGGTGTTAGCCTCTCGAACGAAAAAGATTTCACAAAGTTACTGCGAGATATTCTTTATAGCTCAAGAGAAATTTCAGTCGCAGATTCAGGTTCTCTTTACTTGATTGACAAAGACGAAAAAGGCAATCCAAAGAATCTACGCTTTAAGATTTCCGCGATGGACTTAAATAGCATTGAATTCATTTTGCCAATCAATAAGCAAAGCATTGCCGGATATGTCGCGTTTACCGGTAAGGTTTTGAATATTCCCGACGTATACAATCTTCCTAAAGATGTAGAATACAATTTCAATAGAGACTTTGACAGAGTTAAGAATTATCATTCTAAGAGTATGCTCGTAGTTCCGATGAAAAATTATCTTGGTGAAGTGATTGGTGTCATACAACTTATTAATCGCAAGAAAAACTTCAATAATAAGTTGACCGTAGATCAGATGCGGGGTAATGATGTTATGCCTTTCGATAAATATTCGGAAGAGCTTGTGATGAGCGTAGCGGGGCAGGCTGCTGTTGCTATTCAAAACAATAATTTGATTCAAGACATCGAATCTCTCTTTGAAGGATTTGTAACAGCATCTGTGAGTGCAATTGAAGCACGGGATCCGACTACGAGTGGTCATTCCTTTCGAGTAGCTCTATTAACAGTCGGTCTTGCAGAGACAGTTGATAAGATTAGTGTTGGTAAGTTTTCTAATGTAAAATTTACCCATGAACAAATGAAAGAGATTCGTTATGCTTCTCTTCTTCATGACTTTGGAAAAGTTGGAGTGCGAGAAAAAGTTTTAGTTAAATCAAAGAAGCTAGAACCCTACGAATTAGATTTAATTAAATGGCGCTTTCATTATATGAATAAGGATTTACAAGAGCGGTTTACAGCGCGCAAACTTGAATATGTAAAGAAGAATGGAAATGTTGGTTATTTTGAATTCGAGCGGGCAATTGAAATGGAATACTCTTTTGAGAAAAAGAAATTGGAAGAGATGCTTCAAGTAATCATTGCTTCGAATGAACCTACAATTCTAGAGCAATCCAATTCACAAGCACTCGAAGATATATCTAAAATGAATTTTTCCTTTTTAGATGGAAATGAATTACCTGTGCTCACCTCTGCTGAATTAAACTTCCTTTCTATTCGCAAAGGCTCTCTCGACTTTGAAGAGCGCAAAGAAATAGAGTCCCATGTAGAGCATACCTTTCAGTTCTTGAGTAAGATTCCCTGGACTTCGGGTCTAAAGATGGTTCCTAGTATTGCCCATGCCCATCATGAAAAATTGAACGGGAATGGTTATCCAAGAGGATTACATGCCCAAGATATTCCGATTCAATCTAAGATGATGACGATTGCTGATATATTTGATGCTTTGACTGACAAAGATAGACCTTATAAAAAGGCAGTTCCACTTGAGCGTGCACTCGATATTCTAAAAATGGAGGTAAAAGATCATCATGTTGATGGTGATTTGTTAAATATTTTTATCGAATTGCGGGTTTTCGAAAGACTAAATACTAACAAACAAATTTCATAA
- a CDS encoding SDR family oxidoreductase, protein MSEYPLKNCTILITGITDSGSLALAIAKQAKKEGAELICTGLGLTPYHNNLSDKAKAYLEKTFSDFKETIAKELGENTLTLPLDVTIDASIDDTAKFLSEKGIQLNGLLHSIAMDKTIRAGAVKPLIEVTREEFMGAMDVSAYSLIALTRSLLNKQVLQKNSSIVSLSYLGAEKIVRHPYKNVGVAKAALERITRELAFELGKSHNIKVNSIRFSPFTGSKAGGAIQGLQEAFDFAQENSPMGNALPEDLGYEVAYLLRPYGRITGEIRHVDGGYNIRA, encoded by the coding sequence ATGTCTGAATACCCATTAAAAAATTGCACAATACTCATCACTGGAATCACTGATTCTGGTTCGTTAGCATTAGCCATTGCTAAGCAGGCTAAGAAAGAAGGCGCTGAACTTATTTGCACTGGTCTCGGTTTGACACCTTATCACAACAATCTTTCCGATAAAGCAAAAGCCTACTTAGAAAAAACTTTTTCTGATTTTAAAGAAACTATCGCTAAAGAACTCGGAGAGAATACTCTTACGTTGCCTCTTGATGTGACGATTGATGCAAGCATAGATGATACAGCAAAATTTCTGAGCGAAAAAGGAATCCAGCTAAATGGGCTTCTTCATTCCATTGCTATGGACAAAACAATTCGTGCCGGTGCAGTTAAGCCTCTGATAGAAGTTACAAGAGAAGAATTTATGGGAGCAATGGATGTATCTGCTTATTCATTAATTGCTCTTACTCGAAGTCTACTCAATAAACAAGTTCTACAAAAGAACTCTTCTATTGTTTCACTGAGTTATCTCGGTGCAGAGAAAATTGTGCGCCATCCTTATAAGAACGTTGGTGTTGCGAAAGCTGCTCTTGAGCGGATAACAAGAGAGTTGGCGTTTGAACTAGGCAAGTCTCATAATATAAAAGTAAATTCAATTCGTTTTTCTCCTTTCACGGGAAGCAAAGCAGGGGGAGCTATACAGGGCTTACAGGAAGCATTTGATTTTGCACAAGAAAATTCTCCGATGGGAAATGCTCTTCCCGAAGACTTAGGATATGAAGTAGCTTATCTCCTCAGACCTTATGGGCGGATAACAGGCGAAATTCGTCATGTAGATGGTGGATACAATATCAGAGCTTAA
- the tsaB gene encoding tRNA (adenosine(37)-N6)-threonylcarbamoyltransferase complex dimerization subunit type 1 TsaB — protein MRILFFDTSCDFILVGLYTVSDSDIKEDYFYSANHPREASFRLITDIKKGLNAISLDKPDAIVCCSGPGSFTGIRISVSTARNLSQIWKIPSIGLDTLELYSAYYTEYYKSPAIVCLDGKQKKVFTGYSDGQTYKGTYDALPSDIPNLFNEEYQNSIVISDTDLVAHTQDLLSSLPNPIPLLKRKLSIIRNLNLTNNDYSSLLPKYMRETYAHK, from the coding sequence ATGCGCATTTTATTCTTTGATACAAGCTGTGACTTTATTCTAGTCGGTCTTTATACTGTTAGTGATTCGGATATAAAGGAAGATTATTTTTATTCTGCCAATCATCCACGAGAAGCATCCTTTCGATTAATTACTGATATAAAAAAGGGGCTTAATGCTATTAGCCTAGATAAGCCTGATGCAATTGTATGTTGTAGTGGTCCGGGTTCATTTACTGGAATTCGTATTTCTGTTAGCACTGCGAGAAACCTATCTCAGATTTGGAAAATTCCTAGCATTGGTCTTGATACACTGGAATTGTATTCTGCTTATTACACTGAATATTATAAATCCCCCGCAATTGTATGTCTGGATGGAAAACAAAAGAAAGTCTTTACAGGATACTCTGATGGTCAAACATATAAAGGAACCTATGATGCGCTACCTTCTGATATCCCAAATCTATTCAACGAAGAATATCAAAATAGTATCGTAATTTCCGATACCGACTTAGTAGCGCATACACAAGATTTACTTTCTTCTCTTCCTAACCCAATTCCTCTTCTTAAAAGGAAACTTTCCATTATCCGCAACTTAAACCTAACGAACAATGATTATTCTTCCCTACTTCCTAAGTATATGAGAGAGACCTACGCACATAAATAA
- a CDS encoding alpha/beta fold hydrolase produces the protein MQETEIRLLETDTLMSEIINRTPSLRTYKPPFWCKNAFLQIIWLIVREIIYYNRVEYRRHKLIRPDGGTLCIDVLKDEELKEDAPIVIFIHSITGSSNAVNSFVRYAQYRGWRSIVLNRRGHDHPLTNPNFNLMGDVDDTVAMINHIKTLYPNSKYMGAVGISAGSGQVVSYIGREAHNVGISAAVSLCPAYDIGQAFANLDEHYPLVASLLLKRIQSYFLKKNAKVLKDAIGFEEGLQAKSLHEFAKRVAPISGAKDWDHYLEEHNPMSHFQDNQVPCLILNSLDDPICVKENIPNESYRNYAVVLTQYGSHIAFAEGFFAQRSWMERVTMDFLETCSCSSV, from the coding sequence ATGCAAGAAACAGAAATTAGACTTTTGGAAACCGATACATTGATGTCGGAGATAATAAATAGAACCCCATCTTTGAGAACTTATAAGCCTCCCTTTTGGTGTAAAAATGCTTTTCTACAAATTATTTGGCTTATTGTTCGTGAAATCATTTATTATAACAGAGTAGAATATCGACGGCATAAATTGATTAGACCTGATGGTGGAACTTTATGCATTGATGTCTTGAAGGATGAAGAATTAAAAGAAGATGCACCGATTGTAATTTTTATTCATTCGATTACGGGAAGTTCTAATGCAGTGAATAGCTTTGTGCGGTATGCGCAATACCGTGGATGGCGCTCGATTGTTTTAAATCGGCGTGGTCATGATCATCCTCTTACAAATCCCAATTTTAATTTAATGGGAGATGTAGATGATACAGTAGCCATGATTAATCATATTAAAACATTGTATCCAAATTCTAAGTATATGGGTGCTGTTGGAATATCTGCCGGAAGTGGACAAGTTGTTTCTTATATAGGAAGGGAAGCGCATAATGTAGGAATATCCGCTGCCGTATCTCTCTGTCCCGCCTATGATATCGGACAGGCTTTTGCGAATTTAGATGAGCATTATCCATTAGTAGCTTCCTTATTATTGAAAAGAATTCAGAGTTATTTCTTGAAAAAGAATGCGAAAGTGCTTAAAGATGCCATTGGCTTTGAAGAAGGTTTACAGGCTAAATCCTTACATGAATTTGCAAAAAGAGTAGCTCCCATTTCTGGAGCAAAGGATTGGGATCACTATTTAGAAGAGCACAACCCGATGTCTCATTTTCAGGACAATCAAGTTCCGTGTCTAATCCTAAATAGCCTCGACGATCCAATCTGTGTAAAAGAAAATATTCCGAATGAAAGCTACCGAAATTATGCTGTGGTCCTGACTCAATATGGCTCTCATATTGCTTTCGCGGAAGGTTTTTTTGCACAACGCTCTTGGATGGAAAGAGTCACAATGGATTTTCTGGAAACTTGTTCTTGTTCGTCTGTTTAA